In Helianthus annuus cultivar XRQ/B chromosome 8, HanXRQr2.0-SUNRISE, whole genome shotgun sequence, a single genomic region encodes these proteins:
- the LOC110942520 gene encoding anthocyanidin 3-O-glucosyltransferase 5, with product MSIELEGAPKPHVAFLSSPGIGHTTPLFELAFRLVTQHNFQVTFLVITNGATLAQTEYLNANPHPDLHILNLPLFDISNLVSDDMTAFVHLCVIAEQSIRTSLPSVLSRINRPKLQAFVIDIFCTGVFEACKPLSIPVYSFFTSSAAFLAFSLYLPVLDKEVKDEVSDLPDPIKVPGCHLIRTRDFMGITKKRNIDEYKWFLHHVTRLTMATGVFVNSWDDLEPVSLKALRHELCFRNMSVYPIGPVLKRGEPEESSRQVIAWLDKQPKESVLFVTLGSGGTLTSEQLTELALGLELSQQRFILVVRKPSDCAFATFFSAGSGTEDPEVYLPKGFLQRTNQVGLVVSSWAPQVAVLSHRATGAFLSHCGWNSIVECVTHGVPMIAWPMYAEQRMNATLLSDEIGVAVKMPVVGDDGETVVVGRKEIERVVRVVFEGGEGRKIRSKARELEVSGLETLSCKGSSYETLARVAESWKKGN from the coding sequence ATGAGCATTGAACTTGAAGGTGCACCAAAACCCCATGTAGCCTTCCTATCAAGCCCAGGAATAGGCCACACCACTCCACTTTTCGAGCTCGCTTTTCGTCTCGTCACTCAACATAACTTTCAGGTCACTTTTCTCGTCATCACCAACGGCGCAACCCTCGCCCAAACTGAATACCTCAACGCCAACCCACACCCCGACCTCCACATCCTAAACCTACCGCTTTTCGACATATCCAACCTTGTATCCGATGACATGACCGCATTCGTCCACCTTTGTGTTATAGCTGAACAATCCATCCGTACCTCCCTTCCATCCGTCTTATCGCGTATCAACAGACCCAAACTACAAGCGTTTGTCATCGATATTTTCTGCACCGGCGTGTTTGAAGCATGTAAACCGCTATCTATTCCGGTATATTCATTTTTCACAAGCTCAGCAGCCTTTTTGGCCTTCTCATTGTATCTACCAGTTTTGGATAAGGAGGTTAAAGACGAGGTTTCGGATCTACCCGACCCGATCAAAGTCCCGGGTTGTCACCTGATCCGAACCCGGGACTTCATGGGCATAACCAAGAAAAGAAACATTGATGAGTACAAATGGTTTTTGCATCATGTCACTAGGTTAACAATGGCCACGGGGGTTTTTGTTAATTCTTGGGACGATCTCGAACCGGTTTCACTTAAAGCGTTACGACATGAATTATGCTTTCGGAATATGTCGGTCTATCCCATCGGGCCGGTCTTGAAACGAGGCGAACCGGAAGAGTCATCTAGACAGGTCATTGCATGGCTTGATAAACAACCGAAAGAATCGGTTTTGTTTGTTACACTTGGAAGCGGCGGAACGTTAACTAGTGAGCAGCTCACTGAGTTAGCATTGGGTTTGGAACTGAGTCAGCAACGGTTCATTCTAGTAGTTAGAAAGCCGAGTGACTGTGCTTTCGCAACCTTTTTCAGTGCGGGTAGTGGTACAGAAGACCCTGAAGTGTACTTGCCCAAAGGGTTTTTGCAAAGGACGAACCAAGTTGGGCTGGTGGTGAGCTCATGGGCGCCTCAGGTGGCGGTGCTGAGTCACCGAGCTACAGGTGCGTTTTTGTCTCATTGTGGGTGGAACTCGATTGTGGAATGTGTTACACATGGGGTGCCAATGATTGCATGGCCCATGTATGCCGAGCAGCGGATGAATGCGACGTTGTTAAGCGATGAGATTGGGGTTGCCGTGAAGATGCCGGTGGTAGGGGACGATGgagagacggtggtggtggggaGGAAGGAAATAGAGAGGGTGGTGAGGGTGGTTTTTGAGGGTGGTGAGGGTAGGAAGATAAGGAGCAAGGCTAGAGAGTTGGAAGTGAGTGGGTTGGAGACACTGAGTTGTAAAGGGTCGAGTTATGAGACACTTGCACGAGTTGCCGAGTCATGGAAGAAGGGAAATTGA